From Pseudomonas putida, one genomic window encodes:
- a CDS encoding NTP/NDP exchange transporter has product MTGWRKRLDHGLNIQPGEGPAVIGGLALFYLLFTGYFMLRPVRETMGVAGGVDNLQWLFTGTFIATLTCLPLFGWLASRVRRRHILPWTYGFFTANLLLFAMLFARQPDDLWTARAFYIWLSVFNLLTISLAWSVLTDLFSTEQSKRLFGLLAAGASLGGLSGPVLGTLLVAPLGHAGLVLLAALFLLGSIAAAVYLQRWRDRQPLPVQNQQPASRPLGGNPFAGATAVLRSPYLLGIALFVVLLASVSTFLYFEQARIVSETFTDRTRQTQVFGLIDTVVQALAILTQVFITGRLAKRLGVGVLLVAVPLVMAAGYVWLALAPVFAVFVVVMVVRRAGEYALVRPGREMLFTVLPAEDKYKAKNFIDTVVYRGGDALSGWVKRALDVLGDHPQLAMMIGAAIALGWGLTGGWLGRRQRTLDAHGTQPAGAQNTPPPVI; this is encoded by the coding sequence ATGACCGGCTGGCGCAAACGCCTGGACCACGGGCTGAATATCCAGCCTGGCGAAGGCCCGGCCGTGATCGGCGGTCTGGCCCTGTTCTACTTGCTGTTCACCGGCTATTTCATGCTGCGGCCGGTGCGCGAGACCATGGGCGTGGCGGGAGGTGTCGACAACCTGCAATGGCTGTTCACCGGCACTTTCATCGCTACGCTGACCTGCCTCCCGCTGTTCGGCTGGCTGGCCTCCAGGGTACGCAGACGGCACATCCTGCCTTGGACCTACGGCTTCTTCACGGCCAACCTGTTGCTGTTTGCCATGTTGTTTGCTCGCCAGCCAGACGACCTGTGGACCGCACGGGCCTTTTACATCTGGCTGTCGGTATTCAACCTGCTGACAATCTCACTGGCCTGGAGCGTGCTGACCGATCTGTTTTCCACAGAGCAGAGCAAGCGCCTGTTCGGGCTGCTGGCAGCGGGGGCCAGCCTTGGTGGGCTGAGCGGGCCGGTACTGGGTACGCTGCTGGTTGCCCCGCTGGGGCATGCCGGGCTGGTGTTGCTGGCCGCTTTGTTCTTGCTGGGCAGCATCGCCGCCGCCGTCTATCTGCAACGCTGGCGCGATCGCCAACCACTGCCTGTGCAGAACCAACAACCCGCGTCGCGGCCACTGGGCGGTAACCCATTTGCCGGTGCGACGGCTGTACTGCGTTCGCCGTACCTCTTGGGCATTGCCCTGTTCGTGGTGCTGTTGGCCAGTGTCAGTACTTTCTTGTATTTCGAGCAGGCGCGCATCGTCAGCGAAACCTTCACCGACCGTACACGCCAGACGCAGGTGTTCGGCCTGATCGACACAGTGGTCCAAGCCCTGGCCATCCTCACCCAAGTGTTCATCACCGGTCGGCTGGCCAAACGCCTGGGGGTAGGGGTGTTGCTGGTGGCAGTGCCGCTGGTGATGGCGGCAGGCTACGTCTGGCTGGCCCTGGCACCGGTATTTGCGGTGTTCGTGGTGGTGATGGTGGTTCGCCGCGCAGGTGAATATGCCCTGGTCCGGCCGGGGCGGGAGATGCTGTTCACCGTGTTGCCCGCCGAGGACAAATACAAGGCCAAGAACTTCATCGACACCGTGGTTTACCGCGGGGGCGATGCGTTGAGTGGGTGGGTCAAGCGTGCACTGGATGTGCTGGGCGACCATCCGCAACTGGCCATGATGATTGGGGCAGCCATTGCCCTGGGCTGGGGCCTCACCGGTGGGTGGCTGGGGCGGCGGCAGCGCACATTGGATGCCCACGGCACACAACCGGCTGGCGCGCAAAATACACCGCCACCGGTTATTTAA
- a CDS encoding aldo/keto reductase, with protein MYARRDVLRAGATLGLLAASPWLRAESRSGLLTRKVPSTGEALPVIGAGTSGSFEVEAGSADYQQLKAVLKAFFEGGGKVIDTSPNYGGADRILGQLLEEGGWHRQCFIATKIAADSRADAEAQWAGTLKSLRTDKVDLLQIHNLRDWKTQLPYARQLKQQGKTRYVGITHYLNSGHDEVASIVRSEPLDFIQINYSVNAPNAAEELLPLCQDKGVAVLINRAFDDGRLFAKVKGQPLPAWAAEAGVSSWAQIFLKFAFSHPAVTTVIPATGRPDRQLDQLKAGHEPLFTPAQQKALIEQFA; from the coding sequence ATGTATGCACGTCGCGATGTCCTACGCGCCGGCGCGACTTTGGGGCTGCTGGCTGCCAGCCCTTGGCTACGCGCTGAGTCCCGCTCCGGGCTGCTGACCCGCAAGGTGCCGTCCACCGGCGAGGCCTTGCCGGTCATTGGCGCGGGGACCTCTGGCAGTTTCGAGGTCGAGGCCGGCTCGGCCGACTACCAACAACTGAAGGCCGTACTGAAAGCGTTTTTCGAAGGCGGCGGCAAAGTCATCGACACGTCGCCGAACTACGGCGGGGCAGACCGTATTCTTGGCCAGTTGCTGGAGGAGGGCGGCTGGCACCGGCAGTGCTTCATCGCCACCAAAATCGCCGCCGACAGCCGGGCCGACGCCGAAGCGCAATGGGCGGGCACCCTCAAAAGCCTGCGGACAGACAAGGTTGACCTGCTGCAGATCCACAACCTGCGCGACTGGAAGACCCAACTGCCCTATGCCCGCCAGCTCAAGCAGCAGGGCAAGACCCGCTACGTAGGCATTACGCATTATCTGAACAGCGGCCATGACGAAGTCGCCAGCATCGTGCGTTCCGAACCACTGGATTTCATCCAGATCAACTATTCGGTCAATGCGCCCAACGCAGCAGAGGAACTGTTGCCGCTGTGCCAGGACAAGGGCGTGGCAGTGCTTATCAACCGGGCGTTCGATGATGGTCGCCTGTTTGCCAAGGTCAAGGGCCAGCCACTGCCTGCCTGGGCTGCAGAAGCGGGCGTGAGCAGCTGGGCACAGATTTTCCTCAAGTTCGCGTTCAGCCACCCCGCGGTGACCACGGTTATCCCGGCAACCGGCCGCCCCGATCGCCAGCTCGACCAGCTCAAGGCCGGCCATGAGCCGTTGTTCACCCCCGCGCAGCAAAAAGCGCTGATCGAACAGTTTGCCTGA
- a CDS encoding iron-containing redox enzyme family protein produces MTVLTRSNPYKTPAPTAQPLSSRYHAILSGDYTTARQWLAEQFAKANAMADDLPDTPDQLQAWSARHAAQVAAEHAAYLAQRREGAPRRYFANRAQALWFLQQVAPTKVVDGAWLHGALRHWQDPRYHGLIRTYLEELGDGDPHCNHVLIYQRLLGRLGCLEGLPLEDERYLQGAVQLALGSCVEWFLPEIIGYNLGYEQPPLHLLITTHELAELGIDGHYFQLHVTIDNAASGHSSKAIKAVRQLCPAQDAEVFYRRVRHGYRLNDLGTDTPTLIGSFDLEAQLLAALERKRVFGQFMHADRCRLQERTVNQWLSEPSALPGFLQALVAQGWIKRGQNPADSRWWSLIDGPGAPMFGVFNAYEKQLWHDWIAGDWQSTVRRVPPGSWEAALHQQPNGEQRHEVIDIETLIERMAGNQHALPQGLAATRAYLRATGLGEEGPH; encoded by the coding sequence ATGACGGTTCTGACGCGTAGCAACCCCTACAAGACGCCGGCGCCAACCGCACAGCCGCTGAGCAGCCGCTACCATGCGATATTGTCCGGTGACTACACCACTGCCCGCCAGTGGCTCGCCGAGCAGTTCGCGAAGGCGAACGCCATGGCCGATGACCTGCCGGACACGCCTGATCAGTTGCAGGCATGGAGCGCGCGTCACGCCGCACAGGTTGCAGCCGAACACGCCGCCTACCTGGCCCAGCGCCGTGAAGGCGCGCCTCGGCGGTATTTTGCCAACCGCGCCCAGGCACTGTGGTTCCTGCAACAGGTCGCACCGACCAAGGTCGTCGATGGCGCCTGGCTTCATGGGGCCCTGCGCCACTGGCAAGACCCGCGCTACCACGGCCTGATCCGCACCTACCTCGAGGAGCTGGGCGACGGCGATCCGCATTGCAATCATGTGTTGATCTACCAGCGGTTGCTGGGCAGGCTCGGCTGCCTGGAGGGTTTGCCTCTGGAGGACGAGCGCTACCTGCAAGGGGCCGTGCAACTGGCGTTGGGCAGCTGTGTGGAATGGTTTCTGCCCGAAATCATTGGGTACAACCTGGGTTATGAGCAGCCGCCTCTACATTTGCTGATCACCACTCACGAACTGGCCGAGCTGGGCATCGACGGCCATTATTTCCAGCTTCACGTCACGATCGACAATGCTGCCAGTGGCCATTCCAGCAAGGCCATTAAGGCGGTTCGGCAACTGTGCCCGGCACAGGATGCCGAGGTGTTCTACCGCCGAGTCAGGCACGGCTACCGCCTCAATGATCTAGGCACCGACACACCGACGCTGATCGGCAGCTTCGACCTTGAAGCCCAATTGCTGGCTGCATTGGAGCGCAAGCGCGTGTTCGGGCAGTTCATGCACGCTGACCGTTGCCGACTGCAGGAGCGCACGGTCAACCAATGGCTTAGTGAACCCTCGGCGCTACCGGGATTCTTGCAAGCGCTAGTGGCGCAGGGTTGGATCAAACGCGGGCAGAACCCAGCCGACAGCCGCTGGTGGTCGCTGATCGATGGCCCAGGTGCGCCGATGTTCGGGGTGTTCAATGCCTACGAAAAGCAGTTGTGGCATGACTGGATCGCTGGCGACTGGCAAAGCACGGTGCGCCGCGTGCCGCCGGGCAGTTGGGAAGCTGCCTTGCACCAGCAGCCCAATGGCGAACAACGCCATGAAGTGATTGATATCGAGACCTTGATCGAGCGCATGGCAGGCAATCAGCACGCCTTGCCTCAGGGGCTTGCCGCCACTCGGGCGTACCTGCGTGCCACAGGCCTTGGCGAGGAGGGACCGCACTGA
- a CDS encoding MgtC/SapB family protein, with translation MDWKVFLLRVSIALLLGALIGAERQLRQRLTGLRTNALVSTGACLFVLMTQAVPGMAPTDASRVAAYVVSGIGFLGGGVIMRDGFTVRGLNTAATLWCTAAVGVLCSLGLLLEAALGSLVVLCANILLRDIAQRLDGQGVVPASEVEHRFEVRVVCRAEDEIQVRSLMLQSLSDPQLRLQSLHSEDLPTPARLEVRAELLGNPQAPAQLERLVSRVSLEKGVSSVCWQLQA, from the coding sequence ATGGATTGGAAAGTATTTTTGCTGCGTGTCAGCATCGCCCTGCTGCTCGGCGCCCTGATCGGTGCCGAGCGCCAACTGCGCCAGCGCCTGACCGGGCTGCGCACCAATGCGCTGGTCAGCACGGGTGCCTGCCTTTTCGTGCTGATGACCCAGGCGGTGCCGGGCATGGCCCCTACCGATGCGTCTCGGGTTGCCGCCTATGTGGTCTCGGGCATTGGCTTTCTGGGGGGCGGTGTGATCATGCGCGACGGTTTCACGGTGCGCGGGCTGAACACGGCCGCCACCCTGTGGTGCACGGCAGCTGTCGGCGTGCTGTGCAGCCTCGGCCTGCTGCTGGAGGCGGCCCTGGGTAGCCTGGTGGTGCTGTGTGCCAACATACTGCTGCGCGACATCGCCCAACGACTGGACGGCCAAGGCGTGGTGCCGGCCAGCGAGGTCGAACACCGTTTCGAGGTGCGAGTGGTATGCCGTGCCGAAGATGAAATTCAGGTACGCAGCCTGATGCTGCAAAGCCTGAGCGACCCGCAACTGCGCCTGCAGTCGCTGCACAGCGAAGACTTGCCCACCCCCGCACGGCTGGAGGTGCGGGCAGAGTTGCTCGGTAACCCACAAGCACCGGCGCAGCTGGAGCGCCTGGTCAGCCGGGTAAGCCTGGAGAAAGGTGTCAGTTCGGTATGCTGGCAGCTACAGGCCTAA
- a CDS encoding bile acid:sodium symporter family protein, with the protein MTASPLLTAFLPLALGIIMLGLGLSLTVADFARVVKYPKPVVIGLACQILLLPLACFLIANGFGLEAALAVGLMLLAASPGGTTANLFSHLAHGDVALNITLTAVNSLIAILTMPLLVNLSLMWFMASDQAIPLQFAKVMQVFAIVLLPVALGMMIRRWAPGFAARMEKPMKLVAALFLVFTIALALAKDWQTVVAYAPVVGLAALLFNVISLAVGYWVPRLLSIPKRQAIAIGMEIGIHNGTLAIAVALSPSLLNNATMAVPAALYSLIMFFTAAGFGWWVSRGHHTGEAQGKGETVN; encoded by the coding sequence ATGACCGCTTCGCCCTTGCTTACCGCCTTCCTGCCTTTGGCCTTGGGCATCATCATGCTAGGCCTTGGTTTGTCGCTGACAGTGGCCGACTTCGCGCGCGTGGTGAAATACCCTAAACCCGTGGTCATCGGCCTGGCCTGCCAGATTCTTCTGCTGCCGCTGGCCTGTTTCCTGATTGCCAACGGTTTCGGGCTGGAAGCGGCCCTGGCCGTGGGCCTGATGCTGCTCGCCGCCTCCCCCGGAGGCACCACCGCCAATCTGTTCAGCCACCTGGCTCATGGTGACGTGGCCCTGAACATTACCCTTACGGCGGTCAACTCGCTGATCGCCATCCTGACCATGCCGCTGCTGGTCAACCTGTCACTGATGTGGTTCATGGCGTCGGACCAGGCCATCCCGCTGCAATTTGCCAAGGTCATGCAGGTATTTGCCATCGTTCTGCTGCCAGTCGCCTTGGGCATGATGATCCGCCGCTGGGCGCCAGGCTTTGCCGCTCGCATGGAAAAGCCCATGAAACTGGTGGCGGCGCTGTTCCTGGTCTTCACCATTGCGCTGGCCCTGGCCAAGGATTGGCAGACCGTGGTTGCCTACGCCCCCGTGGTCGGCCTGGCGGCACTGCTGTTCAACGTGATCAGCCTCGCCGTGGGCTACTGGGTGCCGCGCCTGTTGAGCATTCCCAAGCGCCAGGCCATAGCCATCGGCATGGAGATCGGTATCCATAACGGCACTCTGGCGATCGCCGTCGCCTTGAGCCCATCGCTGCTCAACAACGCCACCATGGCGGTGCCGGCGGCGCTCTATAGCTTGATCATGTTCTTCACGGCGGCGGGGTTTGGCTGGTGGGTGAGCCGTGGGCACCACACGGGGGAGGCCCAAGGCAAGGGCGAAACGGTGAACTGA
- a CDS encoding class I SAM-dependent methyltransferase, whose product MTLDPQQTRADEALLQLGRRLRADGYRFTCVTPATHACNNARAGAERAANLRDVFGWSRPFPASLISADELDQLSTAHVLYEDGDLLRSRVRWSSLDDLLLVHSAYPTEAADAVFFGPDSYRFAQVIHDHLQRSPVRVEHAVDIGCGSGVGALLIARAAQHAQVSAVDINPLALRYTAINAALAGVSNVSIAHSDLLAGISGHFDLIVANPPYMLDDGQRTYRHGGGSLGADLSLRIIEQACERLSPGGSLLLYTGVAIVEGRDPLLEAIRLRLAGPEWAWVYREVDPDVFGEQLLQPGYEHVERIAAVALTVNRSA is encoded by the coding sequence ATGACGCTTGACCCGCAACAAACCCGGGCCGACGAAGCCCTGCTTCAACTCGGCCGGCGCCTGCGCGCTGACGGTTACCGGTTCACCTGCGTAACGCCTGCCACCCATGCCTGCAACAATGCCCGCGCCGGCGCCGAGCGGGCCGCCAACCTGCGTGACGTGTTTGGTTGGAGCCGCCCATTCCCAGCCTCATTGATCAGTGCCGACGAGCTGGACCAACTCAGCACCGCGCACGTGCTGTACGAGGACGGTGACCTGCTACGCAGCCGGGTACGTTGGTCCAGCCTCGATGATCTGCTGCTGGTGCATTCCGCCTACCCGACCGAGGCGGCTGATGCGGTGTTCTTCGGCCCTGACAGCTATCGCTTCGCCCAGGTCATCCATGACCATCTACAACGCAGCCCGGTACGGGTCGAACACGCGGTGGACATTGGCTGCGGCAGCGGCGTCGGTGCCTTGCTGATCGCGCGCGCGGCGCAGCATGCCCAGGTCAGCGCTGTGGACATCAACCCCCTGGCACTGCGGTACACCGCGATCAATGCGGCGCTGGCGGGGGTGAGCAATGTATCCATTGCCCACAGTGACCTGCTTGCGGGCATCAGTGGCCATTTCGACCTGATCGTGGCCAACCCACCCTACATGCTCGATGACGGCCAGCGTACGTATCGCCACGGTGGCGGTTCTCTGGGCGCCGATCTGTCACTGCGCATCATCGAGCAGGCGTGCGAGCGTCTGAGCCCTGGCGGGTCACTGCTGCTGTACACCGGCGTGGCGATTGTCGAAGGCCGTGATCCTCTGCTCGAGGCTATTCGCCTGCGCCTGGCGGGGCCTGAATGGGCCTGGGTGTACCGTGAGGTCGACCCGGACGTATTCGGCGAACAATTGCTCCAGCCAGGTTATGAGCATGTCGAGCGCATCGCTGCCGTGGCGCTGACGGTCAACCGCAGTGCGTGA
- a CDS encoding Dyp-type peroxidase codes for MPFQQGLLATPVPTQARHLFFTLQAPEGLPAALDALLPHVDGERLIMGVGAPLAKALGREVPGLRAFPQLDAAVENPSTQHALWLWLRGEERGDLLLQAHALEQALAPALRLADSIDGFLHRGGHDLTGYADGTENPVDQDAVDAAIVAGEQPGLADSSFAVFQLWKHDLEYFKSLPQADQDNIIGRRLSDNEELDDAPESAHVKRTAQESFAPEAFMVRRSVSWADHRGAGLAFVALGRSFDAFEVQLRRMSGLEDGIIDGLYRFSRPLTGGYYWCPPITDAHLDLSLLLKA; via the coding sequence ATGCCGTTCCAGCAAGGGCTGCTTGCCACCCCGGTGCCTACCCAGGCCCGCCACTTGTTCTTCACCCTGCAAGCCCCCGAGGGGTTGCCTGCAGCACTGGATGCGCTGCTGCCGCATGTGGATGGCGAACGCCTGATCATGGGCGTAGGCGCCCCCTTGGCGAAGGCCTTGGGCCGAGAAGTGCCTGGGCTGCGCGCGTTCCCCCAACTGGATGCAGCGGTGGAGAACCCAAGCACCCAGCACGCCTTGTGGCTGTGGCTGCGCGGCGAAGAACGGGGTGACCTGCTGCTGCAGGCCCACGCGCTGGAGCAGGCCTTGGCACCGGCTCTGCGCCTGGCCGACAGCATCGACGGCTTCCTGCACCGTGGCGGCCACGACCTGACCGGTTATGCGGACGGTACCGAAAACCCGGTTGACCAGGACGCAGTCGACGCGGCCATCGTCGCGGGCGAGCAGCCGGGCCTGGCAGACTCCAGTTTTGCGGTTTTCCAGTTGTGGAAGCATGATCTGGAGTACTTCAAGTCGCTGCCCCAGGCGGACCAGGACAACATCATCGGCCGGCGGCTGAGCGATAACGAGGAGCTGGACGATGCGCCGGAGTCGGCACACGTCAAGCGCACGGCACAGGAAAGCTTCGCACCCGAAGCCTTCATGGTGCGGCGCTCGGTTTCCTGGGCCGACCACCGTGGCGCGGGCCTGGCCTTTGTCGCGCTGGGCCGAAGCTTCGATGCGTTCGAAGTGCAGCTGCGGCGCATGAGCGGGCTGGAAGATGGCATCATCGACGGCCTGTACCGCTTCAGCCGCCCGCTGACGGGGGGGTATTACTGGTGCCCGCCGATCACCGACGCACACCTGGACCTGAGCCTGCTGCTGAAGGCTTGA
- a CDS encoding general stress protein, translating to MANKDNSRTGSQGGQGGTKNPGNFANDRQKASEAGRKGGQSSGSGMAHDRESGRKDADMHKDRESGQKGGRS from the coding sequence ATGGCAAACAAAGACAACAGCCGCACCGGCAGCCAGGGCGGCCAGGGTGGCACCAAGAACCCCGGCAACTTCGCCAACGATCGGCAAAAAGCCTCCGAAGCTGGCCGCAAGGGCGGGCAGTCCTCAGGCTCCGGCATGGCCCACGACCGTGAGTCGGGCCGCAAGGATGCCGATATGCACAAAGACCGCGAGTCGGGCCAGAAAGGCGGCCGCTCGTAA
- a CDS encoding 5'-methylthioadenosine/S-adenosylhomocysteine nucleosidase, whose protein sequence is MMLTQQFPAITLADTLFVFALEAEAGSVFADVHTVFTGIGKVNAAIALTKAIERQRPKLIVNLGSAGSQRYGKGEVVCCTRFVQRDMDVTALGFARYQTPLSEVPVLLEHGHAIEGLPLGTCGSGDSFEVSHGDAPYDIVDMEAYVLALIARNEGIPFVCLKYISDDAGSDAAQDWSVQVHLAAAAFKRVLFSSET, encoded by the coding sequence ATGATGCTGACCCAGCAATTTCCCGCCATTACCTTGGCCGACACCCTGTTCGTATTTGCCCTCGAGGCGGAAGCCGGCAGCGTATTCGCTGACGTCCATACCGTGTTCACCGGCATCGGCAAAGTCAATGCTGCCATCGCCCTGACCAAGGCGATCGAGCGCCAGCGGCCCAAACTGATCGTCAACCTTGGGTCGGCAGGCAGCCAGCGGTACGGCAAGGGGGAGGTGGTGTGCTGCACGCGCTTCGTGCAACGCGACATGGATGTGACTGCGCTGGGCTTCGCCCGCTACCAGACGCCGCTGTCGGAAGTTCCGGTGCTGCTCGAACATGGCCACGCGATAGAGGGGCTGCCACTGGGCACTTGCGGCAGCGGCGACAGCTTTGAGGTCAGCCACGGGGATGCCCCGTACGACATCGTCGACATGGAAGCCTACGTTTTAGCGTTGATCGCCCGTAATGAAGGCATTCCGTTCGTGTGCCTGAAATACATTTCCGATGATGCCGGCAGCGATGCGGCCCAGGACTGGTCCGTGCAGGTGCATCTGGCCGCCGCGGCGTTCAAGCGCGTGCTGTTCAGCAGCGAAACCTGA
- a CDS encoding PSPA7_2676 family Cys-rich small protein, giving the protein MTFVCLLRGCHWRAMVKPEVPGLQCQLCERCGALRYCQPGHPLQP; this is encoded by the coding sequence ATGACCTTTGTCTGCCTACTGCGTGGCTGCCATTGGCGTGCCATGGTCAAACCCGAAGTGCCCGGGCTGCAGTGCCAGCTTTGCGAGCGTTGTGGCGCGCTGCGCTACTGCCAGCCCGGTCATCCCCTGCAACCCTAG
- a CDS encoding Ku protein, with amino-acid sequence MARAIWKGAISFGLVHIPVSLNTAVRTERVDFDWLDKRSMEPVGYKRINKVTGKEIDKDNIVKGVEYEKGRYVVISEEEIRKARPEATQTIDIFSFVAASEIPLQQFDTPYYLSPDRRGGKVYALLRETLQSTGKVALATVVLHTRQHLALLRPLDDALVMITLRWPEEVRGLDTLELDKSVTDTKLDKRELAMAKRLVEDMSGSWAPDDYHDAFRQTIMDLVEEKASKGKISVVDKGEGGEAEKSADIIDLTELLKRSLGGKAAKKAPAEKKPAKRTRKAS; translated from the coding sequence ATGGCCAGGGCAATCTGGAAAGGTGCGATCAGTTTCGGCCTGGTGCATATCCCGGTATCACTGAACACGGCGGTGCGCACCGAGCGCGTGGACTTCGACTGGCTGGACAAGCGCAGCATGGAGCCGGTCGGCTACAAACGGATCAATAAGGTAACCGGCAAGGAAATCGACAAGGACAACATCGTCAAGGGCGTGGAGTACGAGAAAGGCCGCTATGTCGTGATCAGCGAAGAAGAGATCCGCAAGGCGAGGCCGGAAGCGACCCAGACGATCGATATCTTTTCGTTCGTGGCTGCCAGCGAAATACCGCTGCAGCAGTTCGATACGCCGTACTACCTGAGCCCGGACCGCCGCGGCGGCAAAGTCTACGCCTTGCTGCGTGAAACGCTGCAGAGCACTGGGAAGGTGGCACTGGCCACGGTCGTACTGCACACCCGCCAACACCTGGCATTGCTGCGGCCGCTGGATGACGCGTTGGTGATGATCACCTTGCGCTGGCCGGAAGAAGTACGTGGGCTGGATACGCTGGAGCTGGACAAAAGCGTGACCGACACCAAGCTCGACAAGCGCGAACTGGCCATGGCCAAGCGCCTGGTCGAGGACATGAGCGGTTCGTGGGCCCCGGATGACTACCATGATGCGTTTCGCCAGACCATCATGGACCTGGTGGAAGAGAAGGCCAGCAAAGGCAAGATCAGTGTGGTGGACAAGGGCGAGGGGGGCGAAGCCGAAAAAAGCGCCGATATCATCGACCTTACCGAACTGCTCAAGCGCAGCCTCGGTGGCAAAGCTGCGAAAAAAGCACCTGCCGAAAAGAAACCTGCCAAGCGTACGCGTAAAGCTTCATGA
- a CDS encoding sterol desaturase family protein, whose translation MLLNFVVLIGTLVAMEGVGTLAHKYIMHGWGWWLHRSHHEPHLGMLETNDFYLLALGIIAAVLMALGKAGHAPLQWVGGGVAGYGILYVLAHDGFFHRHWPRKPRPINRYLKRLDRAHRLHHAVKGRTGSVSFGFFYAPPLKVLKRQLQARRRRN comes from the coding sequence ATGCTGCTCAATTTCGTTGTGCTGATCGGCACGCTGGTGGCCATGGAAGGTGTCGGCACGCTGGCCCACAAGTACATCATGCATGGCTGGGGCTGGTGGCTGCACCGTTCGCACCATGAGCCCCATCTGGGCATGCTGGAGACCAACGACTTTTATCTGCTGGCCCTGGGCATCATCGCAGCAGTCTTGATGGCCCTGGGCAAGGCCGGCCATGCGCCCTTGCAGTGGGTGGGCGGCGGCGTGGCGGGTTACGGAATACTGTACGTGCTGGCCCACGACGGCTTCTTCCACCGGCACTGGCCTCGCAAGCCGCGACCGATCAACCGCTACCTCAAGCGCCTGGATCGTGCCCATCGCCTGCACCATGCGGTAAAGGGGCGTACAGGCAGTGTGTCGTTCGGCTTTTTCTACGCACCTCCCCTCAAGGTGCTCAAACGCCAGTTACAGGCCCGACGCCGGCGCAACTGA